The following proteins are encoded in a genomic region of Chaetodon auriga isolate fChaAug3 chromosome 8, fChaAug3.hap1, whole genome shotgun sequence:
- the tent5aa gene encoding terminal nucleotidyltransferase 5A → MSEDDSSSITSCMCDAEGSNVSVLNWEQVQRLDAILTETIPIHGRGNFPTLEMQPRQIVKVVRSRMEEKQIHVRDVRLNGSAASHILHEDSGLGFKDLDLIFCADMKGESDFQTVKDIVLDCLLDFLPDCVNKEKITPLTLKEAYVQKMVKVCNDSDRWSLISLSNNRGKNVELKFVDSLRRQFEFSVDSFQIKLDSLLLFYECSENPMAETFHPTIMGESVYGDFSEALDHLRNKIICTRNPEEIRGGGLLKYCHLLVRGFRAASESEMKSLQRYMCSRFFIDFPDIGEQQRKLESYLQNHFVGLEDRKYDYLMTLHGVVNESTVCLMGHERRQTLGLIAMLAVRVLAEQNVIPNVANVTCYYQPAPYVADGNFSNYYIAQVQPVFACQQPAYSTWLPCN, encoded by the exons ATGTCTGAGGACGACAGTAGCTCCATCACCAGCTGCATGTGTGACGCCGAAGGCAGCAACGTTAGCGTCCTCAACTGGGAGCAAGTGCAGCGGCTGGACGCCATCCTGACGGAGACCATCCCAATCCACGGCCGGGGGAACTTCCCCACTCTGGAGATGCAGCCGCGGCAGATCGTTAAGGTGGTACGGAGTCggatggaggagaaacagatcCACGTCCGGGACGTTCGGTTAAACGGCTCTGCAGCCAGCCACATTCTGCATGAGGATAGCGGACTGGGCTTTAAGGACCTTGACCTCATATTTTGCGCAGACATGAAAGGTGAAAGTGATTTCCAGACTGTGAAAGACATCGTTTTGGACTGTCTCCTGGATTTTTTACCCGACTGTgtgaataaagagaaaataaccCCACTAACGTTAAAG gaagcctATGTGCAGAAGATGGTGAAGGTGTGTAATGACTCAGACCGCTGGAGCCTCATCTCCCTCTCCAACAACCGGGGCAAGAATGTGGAACTGAAGTTTGTGGACTCTCTTCGGAGGCAGTTTGAGTTCAGTGTGGACTCCTTTCAGATCAAACTGGACTCCCTGCTGCTGTTCTACGAGTGCTCAGAGAATCCAATGGCGGAGACCTTCCATCCCACCATCATGGGCGAGAGCGTGTACGGGGACTTCAGTGAGGCCCTGGACCACCTACGCAACAAGATCATCTGCACCCGGAACCCTGAGGAGATCCGAGGCGGGGGTCTGCTGAAATACTGTCACCTGCTGGTGAGGGGTTTCCGGGCTGCTTCCGAGTCAGAGATGAAGTCCCTGCAGCGTTACATGTGCTCGCGCTTCTTCATTGACTTCCCTGACATTGGTGAGCAGCAGCGCAAGCTGGAGTCCTACCTTCAAAACCACTTTGTGGGCCTGGAGGACCGCAAGTACGACTACCTGATGACCCTTCACGGGGTGGTCAACGAGAGTACGGTGTGCTTGATGGGACACGAGAGGCGGCAGACCTTAGGGCTCATAGCCATGCTGGCAGTGCGAGTTCTGGCTGAGCAGAATGTCATCCCCAATGTGGCTAATGTTACATGTTACTACCAACCTGCTCCTTATGTGGCAGATGGCAACTTCAGTAACTACTACATAGCACAGGTACAGCCGGTGTTTGCTTGCCAGCAACCTGCATACTCCACCTGGCTGCCCTGTAACTGA